One Nocardia sp. BMG111209 DNA segment encodes these proteins:
- a CDS encoding SGNH/GDSL hydrolase family protein, which produces MTRTWRTVTMASAATLAAGSGAGTAWWATTRLLASQAAVARDLIGHGIIRPPEADGVYTGGCLVPEPWRASTGFDLHLMVFGDSTAAGVGCVTAEEVPGVRLARGLAEVTGQRIRLSTKAISGATSKGLAGQVDAMFVAGRPPHVAVILVGANDITKKHSVLQSARRLRLAVARLRAAGSVVVVGTCPDLGSVGAFPQPLRTVVHGWSVRLARAQAAATQAGGGRAVALGGLLGRDFRSQPAVLFSADGFHPSAAGYELAAAHLLPAVLVELAAGEPLAAAPVVH; this is translated from the coding sequence ATGACGCGAACCTGGCGCACCGTCACGATGGCGAGTGCCGCGACACTGGCCGCGGGGTCCGGTGCGGGCACCGCGTGGTGGGCCACCACGCGGTTGTTGGCGTCGCAGGCCGCGGTGGCCCGCGACCTGATCGGGCACGGGATCATCCGCCCGCCCGAGGCCGACGGCGTGTACACCGGTGGCTGCCTCGTGCCCGAACCGTGGCGCGCGAGTACCGGTTTCGACCTCCATCTGATGGTCTTCGGCGATTCCACCGCGGCCGGGGTCGGCTGTGTGACGGCCGAGGAGGTGCCCGGGGTGCGCCTGGCCCGCGGGCTGGCCGAGGTGACCGGGCAGCGGATCCGGTTGAGTACCAAGGCGATCTCGGGGGCCACCTCGAAGGGGCTCGCCGGTCAGGTGGACGCGATGTTCGTGGCCGGGCGGCCGCCGCACGTCGCGGTGATCCTGGTCGGCGCCAACGACATCACGAAGAAGCATTCGGTGCTGCAGTCGGCGCGGCGGTTGCGGCTCGCGGTGGCCCGGTTGCGGGCGGCGGGCAGCGTGGTGGTGGTCGGCACCTGTCCGGATCTCGGCTCGGTCGGGGCGTTCCCGCAGCCGCTGCGGACCGTGGTGCACGGCTGGAGTGTGCGGCTGGCCCGCGCCCAGGCCGCGGCCACCCAGGCCGGCGGCGGCCGCGCGGTCGCGCTGGGCGGACTGCTCGGCCGGGATTTCCGCAGTCAGCCCGCCGTACTGTTCTCGGCCGACGGTTTCCACCCCTCCGCCGCGGGCTACGAATTGGCCGCGGCACATCTCCTACCTGCGGTATTGGTCGAGTTGGCGGCGGGGGAGCCGCTCGCCGCGGCGCCGGTTGTCCACTGA
- a CDS encoding mechanosensitive ion channel family protein: protein MAIDFQRGFTDAWSSVATFVPKLIGFIVILVIGWIIAKVISRICDRVLRRVGFDRLAEHGGVNRMLANSRYDATSMFSKLIYYAIMLITLQLGFGTFGPNPISRMLDGIVSWLPKAAVAIIIVCVAAAVARVVMDLVSNMLSGLSYGRMLGRIAAVFIWGIGIIAALNQIGVATSVTTPVLVTVLATIGGVLIVGLGGGLIRPMQQRWEHWLDTVEGEMPELRGHAEAFQRGREDAARQRQWSAAPQGSGYPQATATTSGYQYGDQTGYGRS from the coding sequence GTGGCTATCGATTTCCAGAGGGGATTCACGGACGCGTGGAGTTCGGTCGCGACGTTCGTGCCGAAACTGATCGGATTCATTGTCATCCTGGTGATCGGCTGGATCATCGCGAAGGTCATCTCGCGAATATGCGACCGGGTGCTGCGCCGGGTCGGATTCGATCGCCTGGCCGAACACGGCGGGGTCAACCGGATGCTCGCCAACAGCCGGTACGACGCCACCTCGATGTTCAGCAAGCTGATCTACTACGCGATCATGTTGATCACCCTGCAGCTCGGCTTCGGCACCTTCGGCCCGAACCCGATCAGCCGGATGCTCGACGGCATCGTGTCCTGGCTGCCGAAGGCGGCCGTGGCGATCATCATCGTCTGCGTCGCGGCCGCGGTCGCGCGGGTGGTGATGGATCTGGTCTCGAACATGCTGAGCGGCCTGTCCTACGGCCGGATGCTGGGCCGGATCGCCGCGGTGTTCATCTGGGGTATCGGCATCATCGCCGCGCTCAACCAGATCGGCGTCGCGACCTCGGTCACCACCCCGGTGCTGGTCACCGTGCTCGCCACGATCGGCGGCGTGCTGATCGTCGGCCTCGGTGGCGGCCTGATCCGGCCGATGCAGCAGCGCTGGGAGCACTGGCTGGACACCGTCGAGGGCGAGATGCCGGAGCTGCGTGGCCACGCCGAGGCCTTCCAGCGCGGGCGGGAGGACGCGGCCCGGCAGCGGCAGTGGTCCGCGGCGCCGCAGGGCAGCGGATATCCGCAGGCCACCGCGACGACCTCCGGGTACCAGTACGGCGACCAGACCGGTTACGGCCGGTCGTAG
- the mca gene encoding mycothiol conjugate amidase Mca, with amino-acid sequence MSGLRLMAVHAHPDDESSKGAATTAKYAAEGDDVLVVTLTGGERGSILNPAMDIPGVLDRIEEVRREEMAEAAKALGVRQHWLGFRDSGLPEGDPPPPLAAGSFALVPLEEATEALVRQVREFKPHVMTTYDENGGYPHPDHIMCHKVSVAAFEAAGDPERFPDAGAPWTPLKLYYDHGFSLQRLLIFADEYERIGDPFPMQEFLDRIRKAAAERGDIMTRVTTQIECAKYFPQRDDALRAHATQIDPNGAFFAVPLEMQQRLWPTEEFELARTRVRTEIPEHDLFAGIREADETADIAVEDES; translated from the coding sequence GTGAGCGGCCTTCGTCTCATGGCGGTGCACGCCCATCCCGACGACGAGTCCAGCAAGGGCGCCGCGACCACCGCGAAATACGCCGCGGAGGGCGACGACGTGCTGGTGGTGACGCTCACCGGCGGCGAACGCGGCTCGATCCTGAATCCGGCGATGGACATCCCGGGTGTCCTCGACCGCATCGAGGAGGTGCGCCGGGAGGAGATGGCCGAGGCCGCCAAGGCGCTCGGCGTGCGGCAGCACTGGCTCGGCTTCCGGGACTCCGGCCTGCCCGAGGGCGATCCGCCGCCCCCGCTGGCGGCGGGCAGTTTCGCGCTGGTGCCCCTCGAGGAGGCCACCGAGGCGCTGGTCCGGCAGGTGCGCGAATTCAAGCCGCACGTGATGACCACGTACGACGAGAACGGCGGCTATCCGCACCCGGACCACATCATGTGCCACAAGGTGTCGGTCGCCGCCTTCGAGGCCGCGGGCGATCCGGAGCGCTTCCCCGACGCGGGCGCGCCCTGGACCCCGCTGAAGCTGTACTACGACCACGGCTTCAGCCTGCAACGCCTGCTGATCTTCGCCGACGAGTACGAGCGGATCGGCGATCCGTTCCCGATGCAGGAGTTCCTGGATCGGATCCGGAAAGCGGCCGCCGAGCGCGGCGACATCATGACCCGGGTGACCACCCAGATCGAATGCGCGAAGTATTTCCCGCAGCGTGACGACGCGCTGCGCGCGCACGCGACCCAGATCGATCCCAACGGCGCGTTCTTCGCGGTCCCGCTGGAGATGCAGCAACGCCTGTGGCCCACCGAGGAATTCGAGCTCGCCCGGACCCGGGTGCGCACGGAGATTCCCGAGCACGACCTGTTCGCCGGGATCCGGGAGGCCGACGAGACCGCGGATATCGCGGTGGAGGACGAGTCCTGA
- the greA gene encoding transcription elongation factor GreA, translated as MTETNVTWLTPESHDRLKGELDALIANRPVIAAEINERREEGDLKENGGYHAAREEQGQQEARIRQLQELLNNAKVGVPPSQSGVALPGSVVKVYYDGDESDTETFLIGTREEGLGQSDLETYSPSSPLGAALLKAKVGETREYTLPNGNTMKVTLLSAEPYHS; from the coding sequence ATGACTGAGACGAACGTGACCTGGCTCACACCGGAGTCGCATGACAGGCTCAAGGGCGAGCTCGACGCGCTCATTGCCAACCGTCCGGTCATCGCGGCCGAGATCAACGAACGCCGCGAAGAAGGCGATCTCAAGGAGAACGGCGGCTATCACGCGGCCCGCGAGGAGCAGGGCCAGCAGGAGGCCCGCATCCGCCAACTGCAGGAGCTGCTGAACAATGCCAAGGTCGGCGTGCCGCCGTCGCAGTCGGGTGTCGCGCTGCCCGGTTCGGTCGTCAAGGTCTACTACGACGGCGACGAGAGCGATACCGAGACCTTCCTGATCGGCACCCGCGAGGAGGGCCTGGGTCAGTCCGATCTGGAGACCTACTCGCCGAGTTCGCCGCTGGGCGCCGCACTGCTGAAGGCCAAGGTCGGCGAGACCCGCGAATACACGCTCCCCAACGGCAACACCATGAAGGTGACGCTGCTCAGCGCGGAGCCGTACCACAGCTGA
- a CDS encoding DUF6401 family natural product biosynthesis protein, whose amino-acid sequence MAEVAARRTLSRLQLSHGVPAADAAKVVPAVSATLDQHAAAIRDILDFGIENSTAVPVSVLLAGYARGLVEHSGPEAVRAPLDVAGWAEAGWLPMRLAAVCLLAPASRAHTKREA is encoded by the coding sequence ATGGCTGAAGTGGCGGCGCGAAGGACGCTGAGCCGCCTGCAACTGTCGCACGGCGTTCCGGCGGCCGATGCCGCGAAGGTGGTTCCCGCGGTGTCGGCGACTCTCGATCAGCATGCGGCCGCAATTCGTGACATTCTCGACTTCGGAATCGAGAATTCCACGGCGGTACCGGTTTCCGTGCTGCTGGCCGGATATGCCCGGGGTCTGGTGGAACACTCCGGCCCCGAGGCCGTCCGCGCGCCGCTCGACGTGGCGGGCTGGGCCGAGGCCGGCTGGCTGCCGATGCGGCTGGCCGCCGTCTGCCTGCTCGCTCCCGCGTCCCGCGCGCACACGAAGAGAGAGGCCTGA
- a CDS encoding Bax inhibitor-1/YccA family protein — protein MRTTSNPIFRNLPQRQGGGSAGFGPADAGQFGGQQAPYGTQQPYRTAPATRPMTIDDVVTKTGISLGVVTVGAIVSYALTSANHGLAGLFALAGLIAFGMTFVTMFSPRLQTSPAFVLTFAAFEGLFLGAVSFLLANVRFGGHGGVGGSGMIAQAVLGTFGVFFGMLVVYKTGAIRVTPRFTRIMVGALIGVLVLALGNAVAAIFTPGGFGLRDGGPIAIVFSLVVIAIAAFSFLLDFDAADGLIRAGAPEKAAWQVAFGLTVTLVWLYLEILRLLSYLQND, from the coding sequence GTGCGCACGACTAGCAACCCGATCTTCAGAAACCTGCCGCAGCGGCAGGGTGGTGGATCCGCCGGGTTCGGTCCGGCCGATGCCGGCCAATTCGGCGGACAACAGGCGCCGTACGGCACGCAACAGCCGTACCGGACGGCGCCGGCGACGCGGCCGATGACCATCGACGACGTCGTCACCAAAACCGGTATCAGCCTCGGTGTGGTCACCGTGGGCGCGATCGTCTCCTACGCGCTGACCTCCGCGAACCACGGGCTCGCGGGCCTGTTCGCGCTGGCCGGGCTGATCGCGTTCGGCATGACCTTCGTCACCATGTTCTCGCCGCGGCTGCAGACCAGCCCCGCGTTCGTGCTGACGTTCGCGGCGTTCGAGGGCCTGTTCCTGGGCGCGGTGTCGTTCCTGCTGGCCAACGTCCGCTTCGGCGGGCACGGCGGGGTCGGCGGCTCCGGCATGATCGCCCAGGCCGTACTCGGCACCTTCGGCGTGTTCTTCGGCATGCTCGTCGTCTACAAGACGGGTGCGATCCGGGTCACGCCGCGGTTCACCCGCATCATGGTCGGCGCGCTGATCGGCGTGCTGGTGCTGGCGCTGGGCAACGCGGTCGCCGCGATCTTCACCCCCGGCGGCTTCGGCCTGCGCGACGGTGGCCCGATCGCGATCGTGTTCAGCCTCGTGGTGATCGCCATCGCCGCCTTCAGCTTCCTGCTGGACTTCGACGCCGCCGACGGGCTCATCCGCGCCGGCGCCCCGGAGAAGGCGGCCTGGCAGGTGGCCTTCGGCCTGACCGTCACCCTGGTCTGGCTGTACCTGGAGATCCTGCGCCTGCTGAGCTATCTCCAGAACGACTAG
- a CDS encoding transglycosylase SLT domain-containing protein, whose amino-acid sequence MSASTIKSSRVKSAARTAGAGALALAAFAAITSAGGHRSTEVQPVALQSTLAAAADAVTAKAKPIDDPVEDATPAFDPAQIDDPAPAAMQEPAPPAPAPAPAVYSNDLDGWIHQAMDIMNSHGIPATYDGIYRNVQRESSGDPRAINLWDINAINGIPSKGLLQVIDPTFQTYHVDGTSWDIYDPVANIAAACNYAAARYGSMDNVNSAY is encoded by the coding sequence ATGTCTGCAAGCACCATCAAGTCCAGTCGCGTCAAGTCCGCCGCTCGTACCGCCGGTGCCGGCGCCCTGGCCCTGGCCGCCTTCGCGGCCATCACCTCCGCCGGAGGCCACCGCAGCACCGAGGTGCAGCCGGTAGCCCTGCAGTCGACCCTCGCCGCCGCCGCCGATGCGGTGACTGCCAAGGCCAAGCCGATCGACGATCCGGTGGAGGATGCCACCCCCGCATTCGATCCGGCGCAGATCGATGACCCGGCCCCGGCCGCGATGCAGGAGCCGGCGCCGCCGGCCCCCGCGCCCGCCCCGGCCGTCTACTCCAACGACCTGGACGGCTGGATCCACCAGGCCATGGACATCATGAACTCGCACGGCATCCCCGCCACCTACGACGGCATCTACCGCAACGTGCAGCGCGAGTCCTCGGGCGATCCGCGTGCGATCAACCTGTGGGATATCAACGCCATCAACGGAATTCCGTCGAAGGGCCTGCTGCAGGTGATCGATCCGACGTTCCAGACCTACCACGTCGACGGCACCTCCTGGGACATCTACGACCCGGTGGCCAACATCGCCGCGGCCTGCAACTACGCCGCCGCGCGCTACGGCTCGATGGACAACGTCAACTCGGCGTACTGA
- a CDS encoding cystathionine gamma-synthase codes for MTDDLLGFSTRAVHAGYDPDPRTGAVNVPIYASSTFAQDGVGSLRGGFEYARTGNPTRSALEANLAALESGRYGRAFASGMAATDCTLRAALRPGDHLVIPNDAYGGTFRLIDKVFTNWGIEYSVAAVSDPDAVRAAMRPNTKLVWVETPTNPLLNIGDIAALADIAHAGRARLVVDNTFASPYLQQPLNLGADIVLHSTTKYLGGHSDVIGGALITDDAELDAAFGFLQNGAGAVPGPTDAFLTLRGIKTLAVRMDRHCDNAETLAEFLVDHPAVEQVIYPGLPQHPGFAVAQKQMRRFGGMISVRLRGGRQAALDFCARTRIFTLAESLGGVESLIEHPGAMTHASTAGSALEVPEDLVRLSVGIEDAADLLADVQQALS; via the coding sequence ATGACCGACGATTTGCTGGGGTTCTCCACCCGCGCCGTACACGCGGGCTACGACCCGGATCCGCGCACCGGCGCGGTGAACGTGCCGATCTACGCCAGCTCGACCTTCGCTCAGGACGGGGTGGGCAGCCTGCGCGGCGGCTTCGAGTACGCGCGCACCGGCAACCCCACCCGTTCCGCGCTCGAGGCCAATCTGGCCGCGCTGGAGTCGGGCCGATACGGCCGGGCCTTCGCCTCCGGGATGGCGGCCACGGACTGTACGTTACGAGCCGCGCTGCGGCCCGGCGATCATCTGGTCATCCCGAACGACGCCTACGGCGGCACCTTCCGCCTGATCGACAAGGTCTTCACCAACTGGGGTATCGAGTACTCGGTGGCCGCGGTCTCGGATCCGGACGCGGTGCGCGCGGCCATGCGGCCGAACACCAAGCTGGTGTGGGTCGAGACGCCGACCAATCCGCTGCTCAACATCGGTGACATCGCCGCGCTGGCCGATATCGCGCACGCCGGTCGGGCCCGGCTGGTGGTCGACAACACCTTCGCCTCGCCGTATCTGCAGCAGCCGCTGAATCTCGGCGCGGATATCGTGCTGCACTCCACCACCAAATACCTCGGCGGACATTCCGACGTGATCGGCGGCGCGCTGATCACCGACGACGCCGAACTCGACGCGGCCTTCGGATTCCTGCAGAACGGCGCGGGCGCGGTGCCCGGCCCCACCGACGCCTTCCTGACCCTGCGCGGCATCAAGACCCTGGCGGTCCGGATGGACCGGCATTGCGACAACGCCGAGACGCTGGCCGAATTCCTGGTCGATCACCCGGCGGTCGAGCAGGTGATCTACCCCGGCCTGCCGCAGCATCCCGGCTTCGCGGTCGCGCAGAAGCAGATGCGTCGGTTCGGCGGCATGATCTCGGTACGGCTGCGCGGCGGCCGGCAGGCGGCGCTGGACTTCTGCGCGCGCACGCGGATCTTCACCCTCGCCGAATCGCTGGGCGGGGTGGAATCGTTGATCGAACATCCGGGCGCGATGACGCATGCGTCGACGGCCGGTTCCGCGCTGGAGGTGCCGGAGGATCTGGTGCGGTTGTCGGTCGGCATCGAGGACGCCGCCGATCTGCTGGCGGATGTGCAGCAGGCCCTGAGCTGA
- a CDS encoding cystathionine beta-synthase, with translation MRIANHVVDLIGNTPLVRLNSVVGPNSGLVAAKIEYLNPGGSSKDRIAVKMIDAAEQDGLLRPGGTIVEPTSGNTGVGLALVAQQRGYKCVFVCPDKVSEDKRNVLRAYGAEVVVCPTAVAPEHPDSYYNVSDRLVREIPGAWKPDQYSNPGGPASHYETTGPEIWRDTEGRVTHFVAGVGTGGTITGTGRYLKEVSGGKVQIIGADPEGSVYSGGTGRPYLVEGVGEDFWPSAYDPEIPDEIIAVSDADSFEMTRRLAREEGLLVGGSCGMAVVAALRVAERDPDAVVVVLLPDGGRGYLSKIFNDQWMSSYGFLRTRLDPTLPEPLVGDVLRGKSGALPDLVHTHPQETLRDAIEILREYGVSQMPVVGAEPPVMAGEVAGSVTERDLLSAVFEGRAHLTDPVSKHMSPSFPLIGSGEPVSSATKELEMTDALMVVEDGKPIGVITRHDLLGFLSGN, from the coding sequence ATGCGCATCGCGAACCATGTCGTCGATCTCATCGGCAACACCCCACTCGTTCGACTGAACTCCGTGGTGGGGCCGAATTCCGGCTTGGTGGCGGCGAAGATCGAATACCTGAATCCGGGCGGCAGCTCCAAGGACCGCATCGCGGTCAAGATGATCGATGCCGCCGAGCAGGACGGTCTGCTGCGGCCGGGCGGCACCATCGTCGAGCCCACGTCCGGGAACACCGGGGTGGGCCTGGCCCTGGTCGCGCAGCAACGCGGCTACAAATGCGTCTTCGTCTGCCCGGACAAGGTCAGTGAGGACAAGCGGAACGTGCTGCGGGCCTACGGCGCCGAGGTGGTGGTCTGCCCGACCGCCGTGGCGCCGGAACATCCGGACAGCTACTACAACGTCTCCGACCGCCTGGTCCGCGAGATCCCCGGCGCCTGGAAGCCGGATCAGTACTCCAACCCCGGCGGCCCGGCCAGCCACTACGAGACCACCGGTCCGGAGATCTGGCGCGACACCGAGGGCCGGGTCACCCACTTCGTGGCCGGCGTCGGCACCGGCGGCACCATCACCGGCACCGGCCGTTATCTCAAGGAGGTGTCCGGCGGGAAGGTGCAGATCATCGGCGCCGACCCGGAGGGTTCGGTGTACTCCGGCGGTACCGGCCGGCCGTATCTGGTGGAGGGCGTCGGTGAGGACTTCTGGCCCTCGGCCTACGACCCCGAGATCCCGGACGAGATCATCGCCGTCTCCGACGCCGACTCCTTCGAGATGACCCGGCGCCTGGCCCGCGAGGAGGGGCTGCTGGTCGGCGGTTCGTGCGGTATGGCGGTGGTGGCCGCGCTGCGGGTCGCCGAGCGCGATCCCGACGCCGTGGTGGTGGTGTTGCTGCCCGACGGCGGCCGCGGCTACCTGTCGAAGATCTTCAACGACCAGTGGATGAGCTCCTACGGCTTCCTGCGCACCCGCCTGGATCCGACGCTGCCGGAGCCGTTGGTCGGCGACGTACTGCGCGGCAAGTCGGGCGCGCTGCCCGATCTGGTGCACACGCATCCGCAGGAGACGCTGCGCGACGCGATCGAGATCCTGCGCGAATACGGCGTCTCGCAGATGCCGGTGGTCGGCGCGGAACCGCCGGTGATGGCGGGCGAGGTCGCGGGCAGCGTCACCGAGCGCGATCTGCTGTCGGCGGTGTTCGAGGGCCGCGCCCACCTCACCGATCCGGTGTCCAAGCACATGAGCCCGTCGTTCCCGCTGATCGGCTCGGGTGAGCCGGTCTCGTCGGCGACCAAGGAACTGGAGATGACAGACGCGCTGATGGTCGTGGAGGACGGTAAGCCGATCGGCGTCATCACGCGGCACGATCTGCTCGGTTTCCTGTCCGGCAACTAG
- a CDS encoding class I SAM-dependent methyltransferase produces MLEVDDVLSRLRRYPDVEAVNLYAVDAADRLLLDVAADSLAAAGTGRVVIVDDGYGALTLGAIAAHDLRDVRVHQDLLTGELALANNARAVGLADRYSALPLGQELLADAEVVLLRLPRMLAGLAEIADAVARYATPGVQVFAGARDKYLTPAMNEVLAESFASVQASRGRQKSRILLAGAPRPLGEPPYPVRRRLDEIDLEVVAHGAAFSGPKLDIGTRFLLEHLRRMKPDASEAVDLGCGTGILAVALAKARPHVTVVGTDQSAAAVASARATAAANDVADRVCVLRDDAMTGLADRSADLVLCNPPFHVGAAVHTGAAIKMFGQAGRVLRPGGELWTVYNTHLNYRGVMQRMVGRTEVVGRNAKFTVTRSVRGLHELPPDPGNFDA; encoded by the coding sequence GTGCTGGAAGTCGACGACGTGCTGAGCCGCCTGCGGCGCTATCCCGATGTGGAGGCAGTGAATCTTTACGCGGTCGATGCGGCGGACCGGCTGCTGCTGGACGTCGCCGCGGACTCCCTGGCCGCCGCGGGCACCGGCCGCGTCGTGATCGTCGACGACGGGTACGGCGCCCTCACCCTCGGCGCCATCGCCGCCCACGATCTGCGCGACGTCCGCGTCCATCAGGACCTGCTGACCGGCGAGCTGGCGCTGGCGAACAACGCCCGCGCGGTCGGGCTGGCCGACCGGTACTCCGCTCTGCCCCTGGGGCAGGAACTGCTCGCCGACGCCGAGGTGGTGCTGCTGCGGCTGCCGCGCATGCTGGCCGGCCTGGCCGAGATCGCCGATGCCGTGGCCCGGTACGCCACGCCGGGCGTCCAGGTCTTCGCGGGGGCCCGCGACAAATATCTGACCCCGGCGATGAACGAGGTACTCGCCGAGTCGTTCGCGTCCGTGCAGGCCAGCCGCGGGCGGCAGAAATCCCGGATCCTGCTGGCCGGCGCGCCCCGGCCACTCGGCGAGCCGCCGTATCCGGTGCGCCGGCGACTCGACGAGATCGATCTCGAGGTCGTCGCGCACGGCGCGGCGTTCTCCGGGCCGAAGCTCGACATCGGCACGCGCTTCCTGCTCGAGCATCTGCGGCGGATGAAGCCCGATGCGAGCGAGGCCGTCGATCTCGGCTGCGGGACCGGCATTCTCGCGGTCGCGCTGGCGAAGGCCCGCCCGCACGTGACCGTGGTCGGCACCGACCAGTCCGCGGCGGCGGTCGCCTCGGCCCGGGCCACCGCCGCCGCCAACGACGTGGCGGACCGCGTCTGCGTGCTGCGCGACGACGCCATGACCGGACTCGCCGATCGCAGCGCGGATCTGGTGCTGTGCAATCCCCCTTTCCACGTCGGCGCGGCCGTGCACACCGGCGCGGCGATCAAGATGTTCGGCCAGGCCGGGCGGGTGCTGCGTCCCGGCGGCGAACTGTGGACCGTGTACAACACACACCTCAACTACCGCGGCGTCATGCAGCGGATGGTCGGCCGGACCGAGGTGGTCGGCCGCAACGCCAAGTTCACCGTGACCCGATCGGTGCGCGGCCTGCACGAACTGCCGCCGGACCCCGGCAACTTCGACGCTTAG
- a CDS encoding DUF4307 domain-containing protein: MNDATPEIDPAADAGRRVADRYGNAGPRAGLDTGPRRRRRIPFVLGAVVVLLGLLVAYVGYRQFGPKDIQPDELGYSVVNDSTVDVHFKVTRTHPDRPAVCFVRAMDADGNELGRREVLIPPSSSGTVEVNVPVRGTARPANGNVYGCGGNVPAYLKAS; encoded by the coding sequence ATGAACGACGCCACACCGGAAATTGATCCCGCCGCCGACGCCGGCCGGCGGGTGGCCGATCGCTACGGGAATGCCGGGCCGCGGGCCGGACTGGACACCGGACCCCGGCGGCGGCGGCGAATTCCGTTCGTGCTCGGCGCGGTGGTGGTGCTGCTCGGACTGCTCGTGGCGTATGTGGGATATCGCCAATTCGGACCCAAGGACATCCAACCGGACGAACTCGGCTATTCGGTGGTGAACGACTCCACCGTCGACGTCCACTTCAAGGTCACCCGGACCCACCCGGACCGGCCGGCCGTCTGTTTCGTGCGGGCGATGGATGCCGACGGCAACGAACTCGGACGTCGCGAGGTTCTGATCCCGCCGTCCAGCAGCGGTACCGTCGAGGTGAACGTGCCGGTGCGCGGGACCGCCCGGCCGGCCAACGGCAACGTGTACGGATGTGGTGGCAACGTTCCGGCATATCTGAAAGCGAGCTGA
- a CDS encoding acetyl-CoA C-acetyltransferase — MPEAVIVSYARSPIGRAAKGSLVSIRPDDLVTQMVRAALDKVPSLAAADIDDLHLGSGQPAGTAGFNMAKVVATKLGYDYLPGTTVNRYCASSLQTTRMAFHAIKAGEGNVFVSAGVETVSQFPKGTSDGWPDTHNIDFAEAEARTVKRSQAGSADWTDPRENDEIPDIYIAMGQTAENVAQLTGISRQEQDEWGVRSQQRAEEAIKSGFFEREITPVTLPDGSVVSTDDGPRPGTTYEKISQLKPVFRPDGTVTAGNACPLNDGAAALVIMSDTKAKELGLTPLARIVSTGVSGLSPEIMGLGPIQAVRNALAIAGKTIGDIDLYEINEAFAVQVLGSARELDMDLDKLNVSGGAIALGHPFGMTGARISATLINNLQTHDQQFGLETMCVGGGQGMAMIIERLS, encoded by the coding sequence ATGCCCGAGGCCGTCATCGTTTCCTATGCCCGTTCACCGATCGGCCGGGCCGCCAAGGGCTCCCTGGTGAGCATCCGCCCCGACGATCTGGTCACCCAGATGGTGCGCGCGGCGCTGGACAAGGTGCCGAGCCTGGCCGCCGCCGACATCGACGATCTGCATCTGGGCTCCGGCCAGCCGGCCGGCACCGCCGGATTCAACATGGCGAAGGTGGTCGCCACCAAGCTCGGCTACGACTACCTGCCGGGCACGACCGTCAACCGTTACTGCGCCTCCTCGCTGCAGACCACCCGGATGGCCTTCCACGCGATCAAGGCCGGCGAGGGCAACGTGTTCGTCTCCGCGGGTGTGGAGACGGTGTCGCAGTTCCCGAAGGGCACCTCCGACGGCTGGCCCGACACCCACAACATCGACTTCGCCGAGGCCGAGGCGCGCACCGTGAAGCGGTCGCAGGCCGGTTCCGCCGACTGGACCGATCCGCGCGAGAACGACGAGATCCCCGACATCTACATCGCGATGGGCCAGACCGCCGAGAACGTCGCGCAGCTGACCGGGATCTCCCGCCAGGAGCAGGACGAGTGGGGCGTGCGCTCGCAGCAGCGGGCCGAGGAGGCCATCAAGTCCGGCTTCTTCGAGCGCGAGATCACCCCCGTGACCCTGCCCGACGGCAGCGTCGTCTCGACCGACGACGGCCCGCGGCCGGGCACCACCTACGAGAAGATCTCGCAGCTCAAGCCCGTGTTCCGGCCCGATGGCACGGTCACCGCCGGTAACGCCTGCCCGCTCAACGACGGCGCCGCCGCCCTGGTGATCATGAGCGACACCAAGGCGAAGGAACTGGGCCTGACCCCGCTGGCACGGATCGTGTCCACCGGCGTGTCGGGCCTGTCGCCGGAGATCATGGGCCTCGGCCCGATCCAGGCCGTGCGCAACGCGCTCGCGATCGCCGGCAAGACCATCGGTGATATCGACCTGTACGAGATCAACGAGGCGTTCGCGGTGCAGGTCCTCGGCTCGGCCCGCGAGCTGGACATGGACCTGGACAAGCTGAACGTGTCCGGCGGCGCGATCGCGCTGGGCCACCCGTTCGGCATGACCGGCGCCCGCATCAGCGCCACCCTGATCAACAACCTGCAGACCCACGACCAGCAGTTCGGTCTCGAGACCATGTGCGTCGGCGGCGGCCAGGGCATGGCGATGATCATCGAACGGCTCAGCTGA